One Rosa chinensis cultivar Old Blush chromosome 5, RchiOBHm-V2, whole genome shotgun sequence genomic region harbors:
- the LOC121049184 gene encoding phosphoenolpyruvate carboxylase 4-like, which yields MSLEEALTLARAFSHYLNLMGIANAHHRVHRQKNVASLSKSCGDIFNQLLQRGVSPDQLYDTICKQEVEIVLTAHPSVLSCFNIHFYQALNIIS from the exons ATGAGCTTAGAGGAGGCACTCACTCTCGCTCGTGCTTTCAGCCATTACCTCAATTTGATGGGCATTGCTAATGCTCATCACAG GGTTCATAGACAAAAGAATGTGGCATCCCTATCAAAATCTTGTGGTGATATTTTTAATCAGCTTCTGCAGCGTGGTGTTTCCCCAGACCAGCTTTACGATACCATTTGCAAGCAG GAGGTCGAGATTGTTCTTACTGCACATcctagtgtgctttcatgctttaaCATTCATTTTTACCAAGCTCTAAACATTATATCATGA